From Paenibacillus sp. PK3_47, the proteins below share one genomic window:
- a CDS encoding DUF3934 family protein produces the protein MVAKSKGGGTGRGTGSKGWTRWNKTAKPAKPKFLTSGGGAKGTGAAKDSSGSANKNSGK, from the coding sequence ATTGTGGCAAAGAGCAAAGGCGGCGGTACCGGCAGAGGAACAGGCAGCAAGGGCTGGACCCGCTGGAACAAGACGGCGAAGCCTGCAAAACCGAAATTTCTGACTTCCGGCGGAGGCGCCAAAGGAACCGGCGCAGCCAAAGACAGCAGCGGATCCGCTAACAAGAACAGCGGAAAGTAG